The following proteins come from a genomic window of Burkholderia stabilis:
- a CDS encoding DNA-3-methyladenine glycosylase family protein — MATARKAPVRRATPVAARPAAKRVPAAKADATRAVPNGALNGHAQPAAALPADAARKARASEAEGEEVVVRPAYWDKACADLVKRDRILKKLIPKFGPAHLVKRGDPFVTLARSVVGQQISVPSAQSLWARIEDACPKLAPQPVIRLGADKLIACGLSKRKTEYILDLAQHFVSGALHVDKWTSMDDEDVIAELTQIRGISRWTAEMFLIFNLSRPDVLPLDDPGLIRAISVNYFSGEPVTRSEAREVAANWEPWRTVATWYMWRSLDAPDADA, encoded by the coding sequence ATGGCAACGGCCAGAAAAGCGCCGGTCAGGCGCGCGACCCCGGTCGCCGCGCGTCCGGCAGCCAAGCGCGTGCCGGCGGCGAAAGCAGACGCGACGCGCGCCGTGCCGAACGGCGCGCTCAACGGTCATGCGCAGCCGGCGGCTGCGCTGCCCGCCGACGCAGCCCGCAAGGCGCGTGCGTCCGAAGCCGAAGGCGAGGAGGTCGTCGTGCGTCCTGCATACTGGGATAAAGCGTGCGCCGACCTCGTCAAGCGCGACCGGATCCTGAAGAAACTGATTCCGAAGTTCGGTCCCGCGCATCTCGTGAAGCGCGGCGATCCGTTCGTCACGCTCGCGCGCTCGGTCGTCGGCCAGCAGATTTCGGTGCCGTCCGCGCAGTCGCTGTGGGCGCGTATCGAGGACGCCTGTCCGAAACTCGCACCGCAGCCGGTGATCCGGCTCGGCGCGGACAAGCTGATCGCGTGCGGATTGTCGAAGCGCAAGACGGAATACATCCTCGATCTCGCGCAGCATTTCGTATCGGGCGCGCTGCACGTCGACAAATGGACGTCGATGGACGACGAGGACGTGATCGCGGAACTCACGCAGATCCGAGGCATCAGCCGCTGGACGGCCGAGATGTTCCTGATCTTCAACCTGTCGCGGCCGGATGTGCTGCCGCTCGACGATCCGGGCCTGATCCGCGCGATCAGCGTCAATTATTTCAGCGGGGAACCCGTCACGCGCAGCGAGGCGCGCGAGGTTGCCGCCAACTGGGAACCGTGGCGCACCGTTGCGACCTGGTACATGTGGCGCAGTCTCGATGCGCCCGACGCCGACGCCTGA
- a CDS encoding acetyl-CoA carboxylase carboxyltransferase subunit alpha — protein MKTTFLDFEQPIAELEAKIEELRFVQDDSAVDISEEIERLSKKSQQLTKDLYANLSPWQVSQIARHPQRPYTLDYVAELFTDFHELHGDRAFADDLSIVGGLARFGGHPCMVIGHQKGRDTKERAARNFGMPRPEGYRKAERLMRLAEKFGLPIFTFVDTPGAYPGIGAEERGQSEAIGRNLYVMAELKTPIITTVIGEGGSGGALAIAVADTVMMLQFSTYSVISPEGCASILWKSAAKAPEAAEALGLTAHRLKALGLIDKIINEPLGGAHRDPKGMAALLRRALADSLRQFQGMSIDALRERRFERLMAYGKFKETTPGA, from the coding sequence ATGAAGACCACGTTTCTGGATTTCGAACAGCCGATCGCCGAACTCGAGGCCAAGATCGAAGAGCTGCGATTCGTGCAGGACGACTCGGCTGTCGATATTTCGGAAGAAATCGAGCGGCTGTCGAAGAAAAGCCAGCAACTGACGAAAGACCTCTACGCGAACCTGTCGCCGTGGCAGGTTTCGCAGATCGCGCGGCATCCGCAGCGTCCGTACACGCTCGATTACGTCGCCGAACTGTTTACCGATTTCCACGAACTGCATGGCGACCGCGCGTTCGCGGACGACCTGTCGATCGTCGGCGGGCTCGCGCGCTTCGGCGGCCATCCGTGCATGGTGATCGGTCATCAGAAGGGCCGCGACACGAAGGAGCGCGCCGCGCGCAACTTCGGGATGCCGCGTCCGGAAGGCTATCGCAAGGCCGAACGCCTGATGCGTCTTGCCGAGAAATTCGGGCTGCCGATCTTCACGTTCGTCGACACGCCGGGCGCATACCCGGGCATCGGCGCGGAAGAGCGCGGCCAGTCGGAGGCGATCGGCCGCAACCTGTACGTGATGGCCGAGCTGAAGACGCCGATCATCACGACGGTGATTGGCGAGGGCGGCTCGGGTGGCGCGCTCGCGATCGCCGTGGCCGACACCGTGATGATGCTGCAGTTCTCGACCTACTCGGTGATCTCGCCGGAAGGGTGCGCGTCGATCCTGTGGAAGAGCGCCGCGAAGGCGCCCGAAGCCGCGGAAGCGCTGGGCCTGACCGCACACCGCCTGAAGGCGCTCGGCCTGATCGACAAGATCATCAACGAGCCGCTCGGCGGCGCGCATCGCGATCCGAAGGGCATGGCTGCGCTGCTGCGCCGCGCGCTCGCCGATTCGCTGCGCCAGTTCCAGGGCATGAGCATCGATGCGCTGCGCGAGCGCCGCTTCGAGCGCCTGATGGCCTACGGCAAGTTCAAGGAAACCACGCCGGGCGCATGA
- the tilS gene encoding tRNA lysidine(34) synthetase TilS, with protein MIPPTEFSADRVVLDAVGVALSGMPADTRIAIAYSGGLDSTVLLDAAVRVAGASRCVALHVHHGLSANADAWVAHAEASAARLGVEFESMRVDVPRDSGLGIEASARERRYAALDAMCERHGAAALWLAQHADDQAETVLLQLLRGAGIAGLAAMAPRYRPDGAIVERVRPLLRLLRAQLERYATQHALAWIDDESNGDTRYARNALRIDVLPALAVHFPGFRDALGRAAQHAAAAQRLLDDLAELDFAVASRDDGQALSRDALVAFDDTRGANLLRFWMRRLGLPGASAARLANMMRQLRAAHDAHALRVDHAGQCLRLYRDVVYWEAGDSAEPADDGTGTPHPESVLAWAGQEVWHLPGWRGTFVFAPAGAGSTDAVPEALLRGARLAVRARAGGERMRTSPGGPGRTLKNLFQERGVPAWQRDVPLLFAGDRLIYVPRLGVNRDVGSPDGETSGDGEDGEWRRIEWRPDLLIA; from the coding sequence GTGATCCCGCCGACCGAATTCTCCGCCGACCGCGTCGTACTCGACGCGGTCGGCGTTGCGCTTTCCGGCATGCCGGCCGACACGCGCATTGCGATCGCATATAGCGGCGGCCTCGATTCGACGGTGCTGCTCGACGCGGCCGTGCGCGTCGCGGGCGCGTCGCGCTGCGTCGCGCTGCACGTGCATCACGGCCTGAGCGCAAATGCCGATGCATGGGTCGCGCATGCGGAAGCGAGCGCGGCGCGGCTCGGCGTCGAATTCGAATCGATGCGCGTCGACGTGCCGCGCGACAGCGGCCTCGGCATCGAGGCAAGTGCGCGCGAGCGTCGCTATGCGGCGCTCGATGCGATGTGCGAACGCCACGGCGCGGCCGCGCTGTGGCTCGCGCAACATGCGGACGACCAGGCCGAAACCGTGCTGCTGCAACTGTTGCGCGGCGCAGGGATCGCGGGGCTCGCCGCAATGGCGCCGCGCTACCGGCCTGACGGCGCGATCGTCGAGCGGGTGCGTCCGCTGCTGCGACTGTTGCGCGCGCAACTCGAGCGCTATGCGACGCAGCACGCGCTTGCATGGATCGACGACGAATCGAACGGCGACACGCGCTATGCGCGCAATGCGCTGCGCATCGACGTGCTGCCGGCGCTGGCCGTGCATTTCCCGGGCTTTCGCGACGCGCTCGGCCGCGCGGCCCAGCATGCGGCCGCTGCGCAGCGGCTCCTCGACGATCTGGCCGAACTGGATTTCGCCGTCGCGTCGCGCGACGACGGGCAGGCGCTGTCCCGGGACGCGCTGGTCGCGTTCGACGACACGCGCGGCGCGAACCTGCTGCGCTTCTGGATGCGCCGGCTCGGTTTGCCGGGGGCGTCGGCTGCGCGGCTCGCCAACATGATGCGGCAGTTGCGTGCCGCGCACGACGCCCATGCGTTGCGCGTCGATCACGCGGGGCAATGCCTGCGACTCTATCGCGATGTCGTGTACTGGGAAGCAGGCGACAGCGCCGAGCCGGCCGACGACGGTACGGGCACGCCGCACCCGGAATCGGTGCTTGCGTGGGCCGGGCAGGAAGTCTGGCACCTGCCGGGATGGCGCGGCACGTTCGTGTTCGCGCCGGCCGGCGCAGGCAGCACCGATGCGGTGCCCGAGGCGCTGCTGCGCGGTGCGCGGCTTGCGGTGCGTGCCCGCGCAGGCGGCGAGCGGATGCGCACCTCGCCGGGCGGGCCGGGCCGGACGCTGAAAAACCTGTTCCAGGAGCGCGGCGTGCCGGCATGGCAGCGCGACGTGCCGCTGTTGTTCGCGGGCGACCGGCTGATCTACGTGCCGCGGCTTGGCGTGAATCGCGACGTCGGGTCGCCCGACGGTGAGACGTCCGGCGACGGTGAAGACGGAGAATGGCGCCGCATCGAATGGCGTCCGGACCTGCTGATCGCGTAA
- a CDS encoding aspartate kinase — protein sequence MALIVHKYGGTSMGSVERIKNVAKRVAKWHQAGHQMVVVPSAMSGETNRLLGLAKEISSQPSPRELDMIASTGEQVSVGLLSIALQEIGVEAVSYAGWQVPIKTDSAFTKARIHSIDDERVKADLNAGKVVIITGFQGVDPDGHITTLGRGGSDTSAVAVAAALGAEECLIYTDVDGVYTTDPRVVEEARRLDRVTFEEMLEMASLGSKVLQIRSVEFAGKFQVKTRVLSSLTDPLIALDEEMRSGTLITFEEDETMEKAVISGIAFQRDEARIAVMGVPDKPGIAYQILGPVADANVDVDMIIQNQSVEGKTDFTFTVGRGDYQKAMDILTNQVKGHVNAEQVQGDPKVSKVSVVGVGMRSHVGVASKMFRTLSEEGINIQMISTSEIKISVLIDEKYMELAVRALHKAFELDQAS from the coding sequence ATGGCACTCATCGTACACAAATACGGCGGCACTTCGATGGGCTCGGTCGAGCGCATCAAGAACGTCGCGAAACGCGTCGCAAAATGGCATCAGGCCGGGCACCAGATGGTGGTCGTGCCTTCGGCGATGTCCGGCGAAACCAACCGTCTGCTCGGTCTTGCGAAAGAGATCTCGAGCCAGCCGAGCCCGCGTGAGCTCGACATGATCGCGTCGACCGGCGAGCAGGTCAGCGTCGGCCTGCTGTCGATCGCGCTGCAGGAAATCGGCGTCGAGGCCGTGAGCTACGCCGGCTGGCAAGTACCGATCAAGACCGACAGCGCATTCACGAAAGCACGCATTCACTCGATCGACGACGAGCGCGTGAAGGCCGATCTGAACGCGGGCAAGGTCGTGATCATCACGGGCTTCCAGGGCGTCGATCCGGACGGTCACATCACGACGCTGGGCCGGGGCGGCTCGGACACGTCGGCGGTGGCGGTGGCGGCTGCGCTGGGCGCCGAAGAGTGCCTGATCTACACGGACGTCGACGGCGTCTACACGACCGACCCGCGTGTGGTCGAAGAGGCGCGACGCCTCGATCGCGTGACGTTCGAAGAGATGCTGGAAATGGCCAGCCTCGGTTCGAAGGTCCTGCAGATCCGCTCGGTCGAATTCGCCGGCAAATTCCAGGTGAAGACGCGTGTGCTGTCGAGCCTGACCGATCCGCTGATTGCGCTCGACGAAGAAATGCGCTCGGGCACCCTGATTACTTTTGAAGAAGACGAGACCATGGAAAAGGCAGTCATTTCCGGCATCGCGTTCCAGCGCGACGAAGCACGTATTGCTGTGATGGGCGTGCCCGACAAGCCGGGTATCGCGTATCAGATCCTCGGCCCGGTCGCCGACGCAAACGTCGACGTCGACATGATCATCCAGAACCAGAGCGTCGAAGGCAAGACGGACTTCACGTTCACGGTCGGCCGCGGCGATTACCAGAAGGCGATGGACATCCTCACCAACCAGGTGAAGGGCCACGTGAATGCGGAGCAGGTGCAGGGCGATCCGAAGGTGTCGAAGGTGTCGGTCGTCGGCGTCGGCATGCGTTCGCACGTGGGTGTCGCGAGCAAGATGTTCCGCACGCTGTCGGAAGAGGGCATCAACATCCAGATGATCTCGACGTCCGAAATCAAGATTTCGGTGCTGATCGACGAGAAATACATGGAACTGGCCGTCCGCGCGCTGCACAAGGCATTCGAACTCGACCAGGCGTCGTGA